DNA from Stutzerimonas decontaminans:
TCTATCTGTTCTCCCCCGCCATCATGGACTGGTGGATCGACCCCAACGGAGCTTGGTATCGGCCCTACCTGCTGTGGCTGATCCTGATCGTGGTGACCTTCATTCTCCAGAGCCAGCGCGATGCAGACGAGCTTTAGCCTGAGCCAGCTGATCCTGATCAGCGCCGCCTACCTGTTCATGCTGTTCGGTGTGGCCTGGGTCAGCGAACGCGGCCTGATTCCACGCTGGATCATTCGCCATCCTCTGACCTACACCCTGTCGCTGGGCGTCTATGCCAGCGCCTGGGCGTTCTACGGCACCGTTGGCCTGGCCTATCAGTACGGCTATGGCTTCCTTGCCACGTACCTGGGCGTCTGCGGCGCCTTTCTGCTGGCGCCGGTGCTGCTCTACCCGATCTTGCGGATCACCCGCACCTACCAGCTTTCGTCGCTCGCCGACCTGGTGGCATTCCGCTTCCGCAGCACCTGGAGCGGCGCCCTGACCACCATCGTCATGCTGATCGGCATGCTGCCGTTGCTGGCCCTGCAGATCCAGGCGGTGGCCGATGCCATTGGCATCCTCACCCTGGAACCCCTGCAGGAACGCGTGGCGCTGGGCTACTGCCTGATGATCATGCTGTTCACCATCCTCTTCGGCGCCCGCCATATCGCCACCCGAGAAAAACATGAAGGCCTGGTGTTTGCCATCGCCTTCGAATCAATCGTCAAGCTGGTGACCTTCGGTGCGATCGGCCTCTATGCCCTTTATGTGGTATTCGGCGGCCCGCATCAGCTGGAGATCTGGCTGCTGCAGAACCAGTCGGCGCTGCAGGCATTGCACACGCCGTTGCAGGAAGGCCCCTGGCGCACGCTGCTGCTAGTGTTCTTCGCCTCGGCCATCGTGATGCCGCACATGTACCACATGACCTTCACCGAAAACCTCAACCCCCGTGGCCTGGTCAGCGCCAGCTGGGGCTTGCCGCTCTATCTGCTGCTGATGAGCCTGGCCGTGCCGCTGATTCTCTGGGCCGGACTGAAGCTGGGGGTGAGCACCAACCCGGAGTACTTCACCCTCGGCCTGGGGATTGCCGCGCAGAACGAGACCCTGGCGCTGCTCGCCTTCGTTGGTGGCCTGTCAGCGTCCAGCGGGTTGATCATCGTCAGCACCCTGGCGCTGTCGGGCATGGCACTCAACCATCTGGTGCTGCCGCTGTATCAGCCATCCAGCGAAGGCAACATCTACCGCTGGCTGAAGTGGACGCGGCGCAGTCTGATCTTCGCCATCATCATGGCCGGCTACGGCTTCTATCTGCTGCTGGGCGCCGAGCAGGACCTGTCCAATCTCGGCATCGTCGCCTTCGTCGCCACCCTGCAGTTCCTTCCAGGCGTGCTTTCGGTGCTCTACTGGCCGACCGCCAACCGCCGCGGCTATATCGCCGGTCTGCTGGGAGGCATCGGCGTCTGGGTGGTGACCATGCTGTTGCCGCTGGTAGGCAACTTGGATGGCTTCTATATCCCGCTGTTCAACGTCGTCTACGTGCTCGACGACACCAGCTGGCACCTGGCGGCGATCGCCTCGCTGGCGGTCAACGTGCTGGCGTTTTCGTTGTTCTCGATCTTCAGCGAAACCAGTCCCGAGGAGCAGAGTGCTGCCGAAGCCTGTGCCGTAGAAAATGTTCGCCGCCCGCAACGGCGCGAGCTGATGGCCGCCTCGCCACAGGAGTTCGCCACCCAGCTGGCCAAGCCTCTCGGCGCCAAGACCGCCCAGCGCGAAGTGGAGCAGGCACTACGCGACCTGCAACTGCCCTTCGACGAACACCGCCCCTACGCGCTGCGTCGTCTGCGCGACCGTATCGAAGCCAACCTTTCCGGACTGATGGGCCCGAGCGTGGCCCAGGACATCGTCGAGAACTTCCTGCCCTATAAAAACGGCGCCGAGGGCTACATCACCGAGGACATCCATTTTATCGAGAGCCGCCTGGAGGAATATCACTCGCGCCTGACCGGCCTGGCCGCTGAGCTCGATGCGCTGCGCCGCTACCACCGCCAGACCCTGCAGGAGTTGCCCATGGGGGTCTGCTCGCTGGCCAAGGATCAGGAAATTCTCATGTGGAACCGGGCGCTCGAGGAGCTGACCGAAATTCCGGCGCTGCAAGTGGTCGGCTCCCGTCTCTCGACCATCGCCGAGCCCTGGCGCAGTCTGCTGAGCAACTTCATCGAACAGGCCGACGAACACCTGCACAAGCAGCGCCTGGCACACAATGGCCATCGGCGCTGCCTCAACCTGCACAAGGCCGCGATTGCCGAGCCGCTGGCGCCGGGCAACAGCGGTCTGGTGCTGCTGGTCGAAGACCTGACCGAAACCCAGCAACTCGAAGACCGCCTGGTGCACTCCGAGCGCCTGGCCAGTATCGGACGCCTGGCCGCTGGCGTGGCGCATGAGATCGGCAACCCGATCACTGGCATCGCCTGCCTGGCGCAGAATCTGCGGGACGAGCGCGAAGGCGACGGCGAGATCGTCGAGATCAGCGGCCAGATCATCGAGCAGACCAAGCGCGTGTCGCGCATCGTGCAATCGCTGATGAGCTTCGCCCATGCCGGCGAGCGCCAGCACCAGCTGTATCCGGTGAGCCTGGCGCAAGCCACGCAGGATGCCATCGGCCTGCTCTCGCTCAACCGCAACCGCACCGAGGTGCAGTACGTCAACATCTGCGATCCGACACACTTCGCCGAAGGCGATCCACAGCGCCTCGCCCAGGTGCTGATCAACCTGCTCTCCAATGCCCGCGACGCGTCGCCGCAAGGCGGCGTGATCCGCATCAGCAGCGAAGTTGCCGAGCAGACGGTGTACCTGACCGTCGAAGACGAGGGCAGCGGCATTCCCAAGGACATTCAGGACCGGCTATTCGAGCCATTCTTCACCACCAAGGACCCCGGCGAAGGCACCGGCCTGGGCCTCGCGCTGGTCTATTCGATCATTGAAGAGCATTATGGCCAGATCGATATCGACAGCCCGGCCGACCCGGAAACACAACGCGGCACCCGTTTTCGCATCACCCTGCCGCGGCATGTCGAAGCGTCCCATGCCGTAAGTTGAAGAGGCACCTGCCGTACCGGCGCTGCGCCGGTTCTGCCTCCAGACCGTCGAGAGAGTACTGATGTCACACATTCTGATCGTCGAAGACGAAACCATCATCCGCTCCGCGCTGCGACGCCTCCTCGAGCGCAACCAATACGAGGTCAGCGAAGCCGGTTCGGTGCAGGAAGCGCAGGAGCGCTACAGCATTCCGGGTTTCGACCTCATCGTCAGTGACCTGCGCTTGCCCGGCGCCCCCGGCACCGAGCTGATAAAGCTCGCCGAAGGCACACCAGTGCTGATCATGACCAGCTATGCCAGTCTGCGCTCGGCGGTGGACTCGATGAAGATGGGCGCGGTCGACTACATCGCCAAGCCGTTCGACCATGACGAGATGCTGCAGACCGTGGCACGCATTCTCAGTGACCATCAGCACAGCACCTCCACACAGGCACAACCTGCGCGCAGTGCGAGCACTGCAGCAGGCGACGCCGGCCGGGACGACATCGGCATCATCGGTCACTGCGCGCCCATGCAGGATCTGTTCGGAAAGATCCGCAAGGTCGCGCCGACCGACTCCAACGTCCTGATCCAGGGCGAATCGGGCACCGGCAAGGAACTGGTCGCCCGCGCGCTGCACAACCTCTCGCGGCGCGCCAAGGCGCCGATGATTTCGGTCAACTGCGCCGCCATCCCGGAAACGCTGATCGAATCCGAACTGTTCGGCCATGAGAAGGGGGCCTTCACTGGCGCCAGCGCTGGCCGCGCCGGCCTGGTTGAAGCCGCCGACGGCGGCACGCTGTTCCTCGACGAGATCGGCGAGCTGCCGCTCGAAGCCCAGGCACGCCTGCTTCGGGTCCTGCAGGAAGGCGAAATTCGCCGGGTTGGCTCGGTGCAATCGCAGAAGGTCGATGTGCGTCTCATCGCCGCCACTCACCGCGACCTGAAAACCCTGGCCAAGACCGGGCAGTTCCGTGAAGACCTCTACTACCGGCTGCACGTCATCGCACTCAAACTACCTCCGCTGCGCGAGCGCGGCAGTGACGTACTGGAGATCGCCAAGGCTTTCCTCGCACGCCAGGGCGAACGCATGAACAGCGACGACATGCATTTTTCCCGCGACGCAGAACAGGCTATTCGTCACTACTCTTGGCCCGGTAACGTGCGCGAGCTGGAAAACGCCATCGAGCGCGCGGCGATTCTCAGCGAAAGCCCGGAGATCGATGCCGAGCTGCTGGGCATCGATATCGAGCTCGATGAACTGGACGACGATTTCGACGAGCCCCTTGGCACCATTCGCGGAATTGCCACCGGCAATGAGCCGACCGAAGACCTCTCGCTAGAGGACTACTTCCAGCACTTCGTACTGGAACATCAGGACCACATGACGGAAACCGAGCTGGCGCGCAAGCTCGGCATCAGCCGCAAATGCCTATGGGAACGCCGCCAGCGCCTGGGCATCCCGCGGCGCAAGTCGAGTAGCACAGCTGGGTAATCTGTTACCGCCTTGCCATGACTCGTAACAAAAACCGGGAGCAACGGTAACGCTGCCCCGGTTTTTTCTTGCCCGCGCCGACCCACCAAATCCTCAAGCCACTGATATATAACGATTTTCAAAAACTGGCACGGCAACTGCTTTCTAAATGGCACAACAACAATAACAAGCAGATCCCACAATAAGAACAAGACGTAACGGCTCCAGCAAAATAACGACAAGAAGGCGGAGGCGCAGCTAACTGATTCTTTTGGAGAGGACATGCCACGGGGTTCGCCCCACGACCAGGCCGAGAACAATAAAAACTGCATCAAGCAGGGCCCGCACTGGTTGGATCGAAGATCAAGGCAATGTCAGCGACCAAAGAAATCCGTTTGCTATTAGCTCCTAGTACAGGAGCAATCTCGACGGCCATGGCCCAAGAGAGCAGGCGAACAACAAGAACAGCAACGCCTACTAATAACAATAAAAGCACGCGACATTATTCAGAGGGGAGCTTCGGCTCCCCTTTGTGCTATTCGGGATTTCCCATTTTCGTTCACCGCAGCCCGATGATCGTCGCTGCCGTGCTACCTCGCCCCCGCCAAGCACTGCCTGCGTGACGCGGCGCACGATGCTTTTTGACACCTCTCCGCGCATCGTTCAACATCGACCACTCTCGGTGCTAGAATCCGCGCAGGTTTCGCGGCCATTCGCGACACCGGCCCGTCTTCCGCCACACAGTTGCCCCTCATGCTGAAAAAGCTGTTCCAGTCTTTTCGTCTTCCTCTGCGCCGCATCCCGCATCCTCGCCGCACACCTGAAATTCTGTCCAGCCGGCAGCATTCCCTGCATCGCAACGAGATCAGTCGTTATGCGGTGAGCGTGGTCGAGCGCCTGCAACAGGCCGGTTACGAGGCTTATGTCGTGGGCGGCTGCGTGCGCGATCTGCTGTTGCAGCTGAATCCCAAGGACTACGACGTCGCCACCAGCGCAACGCCCGAGCAGGTTCGCGCCGAGTTCCGCAACGCGCGGGTGATCGGCCGCCGGTTCAAGCTGGTACACGTGCATTTCGGCCGCGAAATCATCGAAGTCGCTACCTTCCGCGCCAACCACCCGGACGAGGATGACGATGACGCCAGTCACCTGGCCTCGCGTAACGAGAGCGGACGCATCCTGCGTGACAACATTTATGGCAGCCTCGAGGACGACGCCCAGCGCCGCGATTTCACCATCAATGCGCTGTATTACGATCCGACCACCGAGCGCATCCTCGATCACACCCGCGGCGTGCACGACATCCGCAATCGCCTGATCCGCCTGATCGGCGATCCCGAGCAGCGCTACCAGGAAGATCCGGTACGCATGCTGCGTGCGGTGCGTTTCGCTGCCAAACTCGACTTCGAGATCGAGCGCCACAGTGCCGAGCCCATCGTTGACCTTGCCGATCTGCTCGACGGCATTCCCTCGGCGCGGCTGTTCGACGAGGTGCTCAAGCTGTTCCTCGGCGGCAAGGCCGAGCGCACCTTCGAACTGCTGCTCGAATATGACCTCTTCGCCCCGCTGTTTCCGGCCAGCGCCGCGGCGCTCGAACGCAACCCGGAATATGCCGGTACGCTGATCCGCAACGCTCTGGCCAATACCGATCTGCGCATCCAGCAGGGCAAACCGGTAACCCCCGCATTCCTCTTCGCCGCGCTGCTTTGGCCAGCCCTGCCCGCTCGCGTGCTGGAACTGCAGGATCGCGGCATGCCACCGATCCCGGCGATGCAGGAGGCTGCACACGACATCATCTGGGAGCAGTGCCAGCGCACTGCGATTCCCAAGCGTTTCACCATGCCCATGCGCGAGATCTGGGACATGCAGGAACGTCTGCCCCGCCGCCAGGGTCGCCGCGCAGATCAGCTGTTGGAGAACCCGCGCTTCCGTGCCGGCTACGACTTCCTCCTGCTGCGCGAAAGTGCCGGGGAGCAAACTGGAGGCCTGGGCGACTGGTGGACCGAGTACCAGGACGCCAGCGACAGCGAACGCCGCAACATGATCCGCGGCCTGAGCAACAAGGAAGAAGCCGGCGGAGCGAAGAAGCGTCGTCGCGGCGGGCGCCGCCGTCGGGCTCCGGGCGACAATGCCGGCACTCCGGCCGAGTAAGATGGAACGTGTCTATATCGGCCTGGGCAGCAACCTGGCCGAGCCGCAACAGCAACTACGCGGCGCCCTGCAAGCGCTGGCCGAGCTCCCGTATAGCCGCCTGGCCGCAGTCTCGTCGCTCTATGGCAGTGACCCGCTCGGGCCAGCTGACCAACCGCGTTACGTCAACGCTGTTGCTGCACTGGATACCAGCCTCGCACCGCTTGCCCTGCTCGACGCGCTACAGCGCATCGAACTGGCCCAGGGCCGCGAACGCAAAGCTGAACGGTGGGGGCCGCGCACCCTGGATCTGGACATCCTCCTGTTCGGCGAGCGGCTGATCGACGAGCCGCGTCTCACGGTTCCGCACTATCACATGCAGGCTCGGGCGTTCGTGCTCTATCCATTAGCCGAGATCGCCCCGGCAGAGCTGGTCCTGCCCGACGGCCGGACGCTCGTTGACCTGCTCGCAGCCTGCCCGTTCAGCGGCCTGGAGCGGCTCGGCGATGCGAGTGTCACCGCCGCGGTAACGAACGTAACGCGCGGGTAACACTCGCGATTGACTTACTCTGCTGCCGCCGGGACTATAAGCGCCCTCTGCCACCAGCGGCCGTAGCACCCTTTCGGTGCGCCGCCCGGCAATCCTGACCTCCGAGGCTCGAAGAGGACGGCATTCATGCCAGACGTAACCCTGACCACGCTGCAAGGGCTCAAGCAGAAGGGCGAGAAGATCGTCATGCTTACCTGCTATGACGCCACCTTCGCCAAGACCGCCTGCGATGCGGGCGTCGAGATGCTCCTGATCGGCGACTCACTCGGCATGGTCCTGCAAGGTCACGACAGCACCCTGCCGGTTACCGTTGCCGACATGGCCTACCACACCGCCAGCGTCAAACGCGGTAACCGTGGTGCAATGATCGTCGCCGACCTGCCGTTCATGGCCAACGCCACCACCGAGCAGACCCTGAACAATTCAGCCGTGCTTATGCAGGCTGGCGCGCACATGATCAAGCTGGAAGGCACCGCCTGGCTGGCCGAGTCGATCCGCCTGCTGGCCGAGCGTGGCATTCCAGTCTGCGCACACATGGGCCTGACGCCACAGGCGGTCAACCTCTTCGGCGGCTACAAGGTACAAGGCCGCGAAGAGGCCCAGGCACAGCAAATGCTGGAAGACGCCCAAGCGCTGGAAGCAGCCGGTGCGGCCATGCTGCTGCTCGAATGCGTGCCCAGCGAACTGGCTGCACGCATCACCCGCGCGGTGCAGATTCCTGTGATCGGTATCGGCGCCGGTAGCGACACCGACGGCCAGGTGCTGGTGTTGCACGATATGCTCGGGCTTTCGCTCAGTGGCCGCGTACCGAAGTTCGTCAAGAACTTCATGCGCGAGCACGGTGACATCCCCTCCGCCATCGCCGGCTATGTAAAAGCCGTCAAGGCCACCGAATTTCCCGCAGCCGAGCACGGTTTCTCCGCATGAACATCGTCAAGACCATCGCCGACCTGCGCGCTGCGGTCGCCCGCGCGCGCAGCGACGGCAAGCGCATCGGCTTCGTGCCGACCATGGGCAACCTGCATGCCGGCCATATCGCTCTGGTGAAGAAGGCTGGTCAGCGTGCCGACTTCGTGGTCGCCAGCATCTTCGTCAATCCGCTGCAGTTCGGCCCCAACGAGGACCTGGACAGCTATCCGCGCACCCTCGCGGCGGATCAGGACAAGCTGTTCGAAGCCGGCTGCCACTTACTCTTTGCACCCAGCGTGGAAGAGATGTACCCGCACGGCCAAGCCCAACAGACCATTGTCCGCGTCCCTGGCGTATCGGAAGGCCTGTGTGGCGGCAGTCGTCCCGGACACTTCGACGGTGTCTCCACCGTGGTGACCAAGCTGTTCAACATGGTGCTGCCGGATCTTGCCGTGTTCGGGCAAAAGGACTACCAGCAGCTGGCCGTGATCCGCACCATGGTTCGCGACCTGAACATGCCGGTGCAGATCCTTTCCGAGCCAATCGTTCGGGCCGAAGACGGCTTGGCACTGTCTTCACGCAACGGTTATCTGAGCGCAGACGAGCGCGCCACCGCCCCGGTGCTGTATCGCTCGCTGAAAGAGCTCGAAACGGCGATCAGGGGTGGCCGCCGTGATTATCCTGCACTGATCGCCGAAGGCCTGAACGCGCTGCAGGCTGCCGGCCTGCGACCGGACTATCTGGAGATTCGCAACGCCGTCGATCTGCAGCCTGCGAGCGACGCTTCCACCGAAGTAGTCATCCTCGCCGCCGCCTACCTGGGCAAGACACGGCTGATCGATAACCAGCTGGTAGACATCCGCACATCGGCCTGATCCCAGCCAATTGCCCGCAGCCTTGATCACGTTCGAGGCTTAAGGCACACTCTGCGCCGCTTGCGCACCCCGGAGGACCCCGCCATGCACGCCATCATGCTCAAGGCCAAACTGCACCGCGCCCAGGTAACTCACTCGGTGCTCGATTATGAAGGTTCCTGCGCCATCGACGGCGAGTGGCTGGACCTGGCCGGCATCCGTGAATACGAACAGATCCAGATCTACAATGTCGACAACGGTGAACGCTTCACTACCTACGCCATCCGCGGCGAGGAAGGCTCGAAGATCATCTCGGTCAACGGTGCCGCCGCCCACAAGGCCGGTGTTGGCCATCGTCTGATCATTTGCGCCTACGCTCACTACAGTGAGGCCGAACTGGCTAATTTCAAACCGCATGTGCTGTACATGGGTGCCGACGGCGAGCTGAGCCACACCAGCAACGCCATTCCGGTACAGGTTGCCTGAGTCAGCATTCAGGCGCTGTCGAATAGAAGCCCGAAGTGTTCCGCACTTCGGGCTTTTTCGTTTGAATATGACTGAGCAGTCGATAAGCGATCGGGTAAAAGCAAAGGCATGGGCGCAATAGAAGACAATGGCCCGGAACAGAGTGGGGGTTTCCCCTGTCTGAGCTGTCTCTGATGGCATAGGATGTGCCTTCACCGGCTCGGTCAAAGCCGGGTTCGGCCAGCATCCGCAGCATTCAGGACGAGTGCCGGCGCGCCCGCACGGTCATACACATCACTGAATCCTGTCGCGGCCATTGCGCGCCAGATGCGCACTACCGCAAGGATTCAGCGGCCTGTCAAAGCAAAGGAAGCCGCATCACCATGAGCTATTACCAGCATCCGCTCGATGTCACCGGCCTGCCGTCCTGGAAGGCCTTGGAAGAACACCGCCTGGCCATGCAGAACTTCAGCATGCGCGAAGCATTCAAGGCCGACCCGACGCGTTTCGATGACTTGTCGGTTTCCTGTAGCGGCCTGTTTCTCGACTACTCGAAGAACCTCATCACCCCCGAAACCCGCACCTTGCTGGTAAACCTGGCCCGCGAGGCCGGTGTCGAGCGGGCAGCCCACGCGATGTTCGAAGGCGAGCGGATCAACGCCTCCGAGAACCGTCCGGTGTTGCATACCGCACTGCGCCGCCCGATGGGCGAGTCGGTGATGGTCGACGGCAAGAACATCATGCGCGACGTGCACACGGCGCTGGCGCAGATGACCGATATCGTTACCCGCATTCACAACAACCTGTGGCGCGGCTTCAGCGACAAGACCATCACCGACGTGGTGAACATCGGCATCGGCGGCTCCTTTCTCGGCCCGCAACTGGTCTCCGAGGCGCTGTTGCCATTCACCCAGCATGGCGTGCGCACGCATTACCTGGCGAACATCGACGGCAGCGAATTTCGCGAAGTAACCGCCAAGCTGAACGTTGAAACCACCCTGTTCATCATCTCCAGCAAGACCTTCGGCACCCTCGAGACGCTGAAGAACGCCCAGGCGGCCCGCAACTGGTATCTGGGCAAGGGTGGCACCGAGGAAAAGCTCTACCGCCATTTCATCGCAGTCACCAGCAACAAGCAGGCGGCAATGGAATTCGGCATTCGCGAGAAGAACATCTTCCCGATGTGGGACTGGGTCGGCGGCCGCTACTCGCTGTGGTCGGCTATCGGCCTGCCCATTGCCCTTGCGATCGGCATGTCCAACTTCAAGGATCTGCTGTCTGGCGCCTACAGCATGGACCAGCATTTCCTCAGCGAGCCGTTCGAAAGCAACATGCCGGTGCTGCTGGCAATGCTGGGCATTTGGTACCACAACTTCTGGGGCGCGCAGAGCTACGCCTTCCTGCCCTACGACCATTACCTGCGCAACTTCGTCAAACACCTGCAGCAGATGGACATGGAGTCCAACGGCAAGAGTGTCCGCCAGGACGGCACGCCGGTTTCCTGCACCACCGGCCCGGTCATCTGGGGCGGCGTTGGTGCCAACGGCCAGCACGCCTACCATCAGTTGCTGCACCAGGGCACACCGCTGATTCCGGCGGATTTTATCGTTCCAGTGGTCAGCCACAACCCGGTCGCCGATCACCACGAATGGCTCTACGCCAACTGCCTGTCGCAAAGCCAGGCGCTGATGCGCGGCAAGACGCGCGAGGAAGCCGAGGCTGAACTGCGCGCCAAGGGCTTGAGCGAAGCCGAGGTGCAGCGTCTTGCGCCGCACAAGGTGATTCCGGGCAACCGGCCGAGCAATACCGTGGTGATGGAGACCATCAGCCCCGGTCGCCTCGGCGCGCTGATCGCGCTGTACGAGCACAAGGTGTTCGTCCAGGGCGTGATCTGGGGAATCAACTCCTTCGATCAATGGGGCGTGGAACTCGGCAAGGATCTGGGCAAGGCCGTCTACAACCAGATGACCCGCTTCGACGCTGCGCCGGCAGAAGATGCCTCCACTCAGGGCCTGATCGACTTCTTCCGCGGACGCCATCGCGGCTGATCACACCACCCGACCGGACAGCGCGCTGCTGTCCGGCCTCTCCACCTTCACCCTTATTACCCCAGCCACTTGGCGAGCCCCTGCGCCGCTTCAGGTAACATCGCCGCTTGCCAAGCCAACAGCGCTGTCGCCATGGAATTCATCCGCCGTCATATCGAAACCCGCGTACTCAGCCTTACCGGCCTGGCGATCGGCGGTGTGGATTATGAAAACCCACCCGGCGACCCCGGCCTGTTCGGGCCTGATTCAGTCTGTTGGCGCGTGCACGGCGATTTCACTTCGATGATGGTCGGCGGAATCTCTGCACTTCTATTGCAGGCGTTGCACCCGTTGGCGCTATCGGGGGTGTGGGATCACTCGAATTTCCGCGAGGACCTGCTCGGCCGGCTGCGGCGCACCGGGCAATTCATCTCCGCCACGACGTTCGGCAGCCACGCCGATGCCGACCGACTGATCGAGCGCGTCCAACGCATTCATGCCGGTGTCTCCGGCACCGCACCGGACGGCCGGCCCTATGCGGCGTCCGACCCCGACCTGCTGACCTGGGTGCATGTAGCCGAGGTCAGCAGCTTCCTCAAATCCCACTTGCGTTACCTCAACCCGACGCTTTCCGCTGCCGAGCAGGATCGCTATTACGCTGAAGTCGCGCTGATCGCCGAGCGCCTCGGCGCCCAG
Protein-coding regions in this window:
- the pgi gene encoding glucose-6-phosphate isomerase, which translates into the protein MSYYQHPLDVTGLPSWKALEEHRLAMQNFSMREAFKADPTRFDDLSVSCSGLFLDYSKNLITPETRTLLVNLAREAGVERAAHAMFEGERINASENRPVLHTALRRPMGESVMVDGKNIMRDVHTALAQMTDIVTRIHNNLWRGFSDKTITDVVNIGIGGSFLGPQLVSEALLPFTQHGVRTHYLANIDGSEFREVTAKLNVETTLFIISSKTFGTLETLKNAQAARNWYLGKGGTEEKLYRHFIAVTSNKQAAMEFGIREKNIFPMWDWVGGRYSLWSAIGLPIALAIGMSNFKDLLSGAYSMDQHFLSEPFESNMPVLLAMLGIWYHNFWGAQSYAFLPYDHYLRNFVKHLQQMDMESNGKSVRQDGTPVSCTTGPVIWGGVGANGQHAYHQLLHQGTPLIPADFIVPVVSHNPVADHHEWLYANCLSQSQALMRGKTREEAEAELRAKGLSEAEVQRLAPHKVIPGNRPSNTVVMETISPGRLGALIALYEHKVFVQGVIWGINSFDQWGVELGKDLGKAVYNQMTRFDAAPAEDASTQGLIDFFRGRHRG
- a CDS encoding polynucleotide adenylyltransferase PcnB produces the protein MLKKLFQSFRLPLRRIPHPRRTPEILSSRQHSLHRNEISRYAVSVVERLQQAGYEAYVVGGCVRDLLLQLNPKDYDVATSATPEQVRAEFRNARVIGRRFKLVHVHFGREIIEVATFRANHPDEDDDDASHLASRNESGRILRDNIYGSLEDDAQRRDFTINALYYDPTTERILDHTRGVHDIRNRLIRLIGDPEQRYQEDPVRMLRAVRFAAKLDFEIERHSAEPIVDLADLLDGIPSARLFDEVLKLFLGGKAERTFELLLEYDLFAPLFPASAAALERNPEYAGTLIRNALANTDLRIQQGKPVTPAFLFAALLWPALPARVLELQDRGMPPIPAMQEAAHDIIWEQCQRTAIPKRFTMPMREIWDMQERLPRRQGRRADQLLENPRFRAGYDFLLLRESAGEQTGGLGDWWTEYQDASDSERRNMIRGLSNKEEAGGAKKRRRGGRRRRAPGDNAGTPAE
- the panD gene encoding aspartate 1-decarboxylase; amino-acid sequence: MHAIMLKAKLHRAQVTHSVLDYEGSCAIDGEWLDLAGIREYEQIQIYNVDNGERFTTYAIRGEEGSKIISVNGAAAHKAGVGHRLIICAYAHYSEAELANFKPHVLYMGADGELSHTSNAIPVQVA
- a CDS encoding sigma-54-dependent transcriptional regulator: MSHILIVEDETIIRSALRRLLERNQYEVSEAGSVQEAQERYSIPGFDLIVSDLRLPGAPGTELIKLAEGTPVLIMTSYASLRSAVDSMKMGAVDYIAKPFDHDEMLQTVARILSDHQHSTSTQAQPARSASTAAGDAGRDDIGIIGHCAPMQDLFGKIRKVAPTDSNVLIQGESGTGKELVARALHNLSRRAKAPMISVNCAAIPETLIESELFGHEKGAFTGASAGRAGLVEAADGGTLFLDEIGELPLEAQARLLRVLQEGEIRRVGSVQSQKVDVRLIAATHRDLKTLAKTGQFREDLYYRLHVIALKLPPLRERGSDVLEIAKAFLARQGERMNSDDMHFSRDAEQAIRHYSWPGNVRELENAIERAAILSESPEIDAELLGIDIELDELDDDFDEPLGTIRGIATGNEPTEDLSLEDYFQHFVLEHQDHMTETELARKLGISRKCLWERRQRLGIPRRKSSSTAG
- the panC gene encoding pantoate--beta-alanine ligase produces the protein MNIVKTIADLRAAVARARSDGKRIGFVPTMGNLHAGHIALVKKAGQRADFVVASIFVNPLQFGPNEDLDSYPRTLAADQDKLFEAGCHLLFAPSVEEMYPHGQAQQTIVRVPGVSEGLCGGSRPGHFDGVSTVVTKLFNMVLPDLAVFGQKDYQQLAVIRTMVRDLNMPVQILSEPIVRAEDGLALSSRNGYLSADERATAPVLYRSLKELETAIRGGRRDYPALIAEGLNALQAAGLRPDYLEIRNAVDLQPASDASTEVVILAAAYLGKTRLIDNQLVDIRTSA
- a CDS encoding sensor histidine kinase, which encodes MQTSFSLSQLILISAAYLFMLFGVAWVSERGLIPRWIIRHPLTYTLSLGVYASAWAFYGTVGLAYQYGYGFLATYLGVCGAFLLAPVLLYPILRITRTYQLSSLADLVAFRFRSTWSGALTTIVMLIGMLPLLALQIQAVADAIGILTLEPLQERVALGYCLMIMLFTILFGARHIATREKHEGLVFAIAFESIVKLVTFGAIGLYALYVVFGGPHQLEIWLLQNQSALQALHTPLQEGPWRTLLLVFFASAIVMPHMYHMTFTENLNPRGLVSASWGLPLYLLLMSLAVPLILWAGLKLGVSTNPEYFTLGLGIAAQNETLALLAFVGGLSASSGLIIVSTLALSGMALNHLVLPLYQPSSEGNIYRWLKWTRRSLIFAIIMAGYGFYLLLGAEQDLSNLGIVAFVATLQFLPGVLSVLYWPTANRRGYIAGLLGGIGVWVVTMLLPLVGNLDGFYIPLFNVVYVLDDTSWHLAAIASLAVNVLAFSLFSIFSETSPEEQSAAEACAVENVRRPQRRELMAASPQEFATQLAKPLGAKTAQREVEQALRDLQLPFDEHRPYALRRLRDRIEANLSGLMGPSVAQDIVENFLPYKNGAEGYITEDIHFIESRLEEYHSRLTGLAAELDALRRYHRQTLQELPMGVCSLAKDQEILMWNRALEELTEIPALQVVGSRLSTIAEPWRSLLSNFIEQADEHLHKQRLAHNGHRRCLNLHKAAIAEPLAPGNSGLVLLVEDLTETQQLEDRLVHSERLASIGRLAAGVAHEIGNPITGIACLAQNLRDEREGDGEIVEISGQIIEQTKRVSRIVQSLMSFAHAGERQHQLYPVSLAQATQDAIGLLSLNRNRTEVQYVNICDPTHFAEGDPQRLAQVLINLLSNARDASPQGGVIRISSEVAEQTVYLTVEDEGSGIPKDIQDRLFEPFFTTKDPGEGTGLGLALVYSIIEEHYGQIDIDSPADPETQRGTRFRITLPRHVEASHAVS
- the folK gene encoding 2-amino-4-hydroxy-6-hydroxymethyldihydropteridine diphosphokinase; this translates as MERVYIGLGSNLAEPQQQLRGALQALAELPYSRLAAVSSLYGSDPLGPADQPRYVNAVAALDTSLAPLALLDALQRIELAQGRERKAERWGPRTLDLDILLFGERLIDEPRLTVPHYHMQARAFVLYPLAEIAPAELVLPDGRTLVDLLAACPFSGLERLGDASVTAAVTNVTRG
- the panB gene encoding 3-methyl-2-oxobutanoate hydroxymethyltransferase, with amino-acid sequence MPDVTLTTLQGLKQKGEKIVMLTCYDATFAKTACDAGVEMLLIGDSLGMVLQGHDSTLPVTVADMAYHTASVKRGNRGAMIVADLPFMANATTEQTLNNSAVLMQAGAHMIKLEGTAWLAESIRLLAERGIPVCAHMGLTPQAVNLFGGYKVQGREEAQAQQMLEDAQALEAAGAAMLLLECVPSELAARITRAVQIPVIGIGAGSDTDGQVLVLHDMLGLSLSGRVPKFVKNFMREHGDIPSAIAGYVKAVKATEFPAAEHGFSA